A genomic region of Chloracidobacterium sp. contains the following coding sequences:
- a CDS encoding 3-hydroxyacyl-CoA dehydrogenase/enoyl-CoA hydratase family protein gives MRSTATVGVVGAGTMGSAIAQHFLMKGLSVVLVDRSEEFVSKGLGHIRSGLDEAKDRRLINDDEYERVVAGITCSTRLADLSNVGFLVEAVFEDLSVKKELFKELEAVVSDKCILATNTSSFLVTDIARNLRHPERVVGVHYFYHAAKNKLVELIAGEDTDAEILTNLENFYARNGKIPIIIQDSPGFAINRFFVPWLNEAARLYEEGAGSVSAIDQIACEAFGIGMGPFALMNATGVSIAQHAARGLAEKLGPFYAPADILTQQVESGENWSLDDKTVLRGGKNNESEVRQRLLGTALGIASQVVSEDVVDETSVDLGSRTGLRWPLGPFELINRLGLEKVRSMVASVFEPWRMPLPDILSSRGKAITLDLVQAKMFGKSGFIILNIPDRMNALGEEVMSQLGECFDSLDAGTDIEKIFIVGKGKAFIAGADIKFFLEAIAAADLDRIQRFTESGQNILNKIGSSTKATYAYLDGLTLGGGFEVALACKYRIATRNTVLAFPETGIGIYPGLGGTQRTPRLVGKPLAKMLIATGKFVNADQAVVFGLADAVIEPVFDYRDLDSFSVGPTQEGTRQTDDIGIAFSDFDGIVDDELFKNSAFGVYEKQLRAKAPIALKTAMRLVDEGGELALEDALKLELRGLKQIFSTKDAQIGLSSIITGKRPEFIGC, from the coding sequence ATGAGATCAACTGCGACGGTTGGTGTTGTGGGTGCTGGTACCATGGGTTCCGCCATTGCCCAACATTTTTTAATGAAGGGCCTGAGTGTCGTTCTGGTCGATCGGAGTGAAGAGTTCGTTTCAAAGGGCTTGGGGCATATTCGGTCAGGTCTGGATGAAGCCAAGGATCGACGATTGATCAACGATGATGAATATGAACGGGTAGTTGCAGGCATTACCTGCTCAACCCGCTTAGCTGATCTTTCGAACGTAGGATTCCTCGTCGAGGCCGTCTTTGAAGACCTCAGCGTAAAGAAAGAACTCTTCAAAGAGCTCGAAGCTGTCGTATCGGACAAGTGTATTCTAGCTACGAACACATCCTCCTTTCTGGTAACTGATATCGCGCGAAATTTGAGGCACCCTGAGCGGGTTGTAGGAGTTCACTATTTTTATCATGCCGCAAAGAACAAGTTAGTGGAGTTGATAGCCGGTGAAGATACAGACGCTGAGATATTGACAAATCTTGAGAACTTCTATGCTCGCAACGGTAAGATCCCAATCATAATCCAAGATTCTCCCGGCTTCGCAATCAATCGGTTTTTTGTACCGTGGCTAAATGAAGCTGCTCGCCTTTATGAGGAAGGAGCCGGAAGCGTGAGCGCTATTGACCAAATAGCGTGTGAGGCGTTCGGTATTGGAATGGGGCCGTTCGCCTTGATGAATGCGACTGGTGTCTCAATAGCGCAGCACGCAGCAAGAGGACTCGCCGAGAAACTAGGGCCATTCTACGCACCGGCCGACATCTTGACTCAACAGGTTGAGTCGGGGGAGAACTGGAGCCTTGATGATAAAACGGTCCTGCGTGGAGGAAAGAACAATGAATCTGAGGTCAGGCAACGTCTATTGGGTACTGCACTTGGCATAGCGTCGCAAGTGGTAAGTGAGGATGTAGTTGACGAAACCTCTGTCGACCTAGGATCTCGGACTGGTTTGCGGTGGCCTCTGGGCCCGTTTGAACTGATAAACAGGCTGGGTCTTGAGAAGGTGAGATCGATGGTGGCCTCTGTATTCGAGCCCTGGCGTATGCCGTTGCCAGATATTCTTTCTTCACGTGGAAAGGCCATTACGCTTGATCTGGTACAGGCGAAGATGTTCGGAAAAAGCGGCTTCATTATCCTTAATATTCCCGATCGCATGAATGCGTTGGGTGAGGAAGTCATGTCTCAGCTTGGCGAATGCTTTGACTCACTTGATGCAGGAACTGACATTGAAAAGATATTTATCGTTGGAAAAGGTAAGGCCTTCATCGCGGGAGCCGATATTAAATTCTTTCTCGAGGCGATAGCGGCTGCTGATCTGGATCGTATCCAAAGATTCACGGAATCTGGACAGAACATTCTTAACAAGATCGGCAGTTCTACTAAAGCAACCTATGCGTATCTTGACGGATTGACGTTGGGTGGTGGTTTTGAGGTGGCCTTGGCCTGCAAATATCGGATCGCGACGAGAAATACGGTCCTTGCCTTCCCGGAAACAGGTATAGGTATCTATCCGGGATTAGGCGGAACGCAAAGAACTCCACGCCTTGTCGGTAAGCCGTTAGCAAAAATGTTGATCGCTACGGGCAAATTCGTAAATGCGGATCAGGCCGTTGTGTTCGGGTTGGCCGATGCCGTGATTGAACCGGTGTTTGACTATCGGGACCTGGATTCATTCTCTGTCGGGCCGACACAGGAAGGAACTCGACAGACGGATGATATTGGAATTGCGTTCTCGGATTTTGACGGAATCGTTGATGATGAGTTGTTCAAGAACTCCGCGTTCGGAGTTTATGAAAAGCAACTCCGCGCAAAGGCGCCGATCGCATTGAAAACGGCAATGAGATTGGTAGACGAGGGCGGAGAACTGGCCTTAGAGGATGCCCTGAAGTTAGAACTCAGGGGATTGAAACAGATTTTTTCAACAAAGGATGCCCAAATCGGCCTGTCAAGCATTATTACCGGAAAACGGCCCGAGTTTATCGGTTGTTGA